Proteins from a single region of Nocardioides oleivorans:
- a CDS encoding ABC transporter permease gives MATQAPGALTPWQGFARQYDYWLTVYKRTWRGGVVNSFATPLFYVLAMGVLLGGFIDADPDRLEGATSYLAFIVPGLVAAHAMTIAVSESTYPVMGAIKWHKTFFAQLATPLAVRDLVNAFVAFVIFRVASACAVFMLVLAPFGVFETWWGPFLAWVAQVLVGTAFSLLTFGYSARLRSEEGFGVLFRLGVLPLTLFSGAFFPIANLGPVLEWVARLTPLWHGVSLSRMFCLDTVDWPLAAVNLAVLLGLCVVGWFWSVRGLDKRLEV, from the coding sequence ATGGCGACCCAGGCTCCCGGCGCCCTCACCCCGTGGCAGGGCTTCGCCCGGCAGTACGACTACTGGCTGACCGTCTACAAGCGCACCTGGCGCGGGGGAGTGGTGAACTCCTTCGCCACCCCGCTCTTCTACGTCCTCGCGATGGGCGTGCTGCTCGGCGGGTTCATCGACGCCGACCCCGACCGGCTCGAGGGCGCGACGTCCTACCTCGCGTTCATCGTCCCCGGCCTGGTCGCCGCGCACGCGATGACGATCGCGGTCAGCGAGTCGACGTACCCCGTCATGGGCGCCATCAAGTGGCACAAGACCTTCTTCGCCCAGCTCGCGACTCCGCTCGCGGTGCGCGACCTGGTCAACGCCTTCGTCGCGTTCGTCATCTTCCGCGTGGCGTCGGCGTGCGCGGTGTTCATGCTCGTGCTCGCGCCCTTCGGCGTCTTCGAGACCTGGTGGGGCCCGTTCCTCGCCTGGGTCGCGCAGGTGCTGGTGGGCACGGCCTTCTCGCTGCTGACCTTCGGCTACTCGGCCCGGCTGAGGTCGGAGGAGGGCTTCGGCGTGCTGTTCCGGCTCGGCGTGCTGCCGCTCACCCTCTTCTCCGGGGCGTTCTTCCCCATCGCCAACCTCGGCCCGGTGCTGGAGTGGGTCGCCCGGCTGACCCCGCTGTGGCACGGCGTCTCGCTGTCGCGGATGTTCTGCCTCGACACGGTCGACTGGCCCCTCGCCGCGGTCAACCTGGCCGTGCTCCTCGGCCTCTGCGTGGTCGGGTGGTTCTGGTCCGTCCGCGGCCTCGACAAGCGGCTGGAGGTCTGA
- a CDS encoding ABC transporter ATP-binding protein, with product MISARGLRKSFGDFEAVKGIDVEVRKGEAFGFLGPNGAGKSSTMRMIASVSPVSGGELRILGMDPATDGPAIRGRLGVCPQEDTLDNELNVFDNLYIYGRYFGIDRATCRERAHELLEFAQITDKAKAKVEDLSGGMKRRLTIARSLINNPEVLLLDEPTTGLDPQARHVLWDQLFRLKQAGVTLVITTHYMDEAEQLCDRLVVMDKGLIAAEGSPRELIDAHSSREVAELRFGVGEHEALASKVEDLGERVEVLPDRLLVYSDHGEEVLAAVHDRGLTPIATLVRRSTLEDVFLRLTGRSLAD from the coding sequence ATGATCTCGGCGCGGGGACTGCGCAAGTCCTTCGGCGACTTCGAGGCGGTCAAGGGTATCGACGTCGAGGTCCGCAAGGGCGAGGCGTTCGGCTTCCTCGGTCCCAACGGCGCCGGCAAGTCCTCGACCATGCGGATGATCGCCTCGGTCAGCCCGGTCTCGGGCGGCGAGCTGCGGATCCTCGGCATGGATCCCGCCACCGACGGTCCCGCCATCCGTGGTCGCCTCGGCGTGTGCCCCCAGGAGGACACGCTCGACAACGAGCTCAACGTCTTCGACAACCTCTACATCTACGGTCGCTACTTCGGGATCGACCGCGCCACCTGCCGCGAGCGCGCGCACGAGCTGCTGGAGTTCGCGCAGATCACGGACAAGGCGAAGGCCAAGGTCGAGGACCTCTCCGGCGGCATGAAGCGCCGGCTCACGATCGCGCGCAGCCTGATCAACAACCCCGAGGTGCTGCTGCTCGACGAGCCGACCACCGGCCTCGACCCGCAGGCGCGCCACGTCCTGTGGGACCAGCTCTTCCGGCTCAAGCAGGCCGGCGTCACGCTCGTGATCACCACCCACTACATGGACGAGGCCGAGCAGCTGTGCGACCGCCTGGTCGTGATGGACAAGGGCCTGATCGCCGCCGAGGGGTCGCCGCGCGAGCTCATCGACGCCCACTCGTCCCGCGAGGTCGCCGAGCTCCGCTTCGGGGTCGGCGAGCACGAGGCGCTGGCCAGCAAGGTCGAGGACCTCGGCGAGCGGGTCGAGGTGCTGCCCGACCGGCTGCTCGTCTACAGCGACCACGGCGAGGAGGTCCTCGCCGCCGTGCACGACCGCGGCCTCACGCCGATCGCGACGCTCGTGCGCCGCTCCACCCTCGAGGACGTCTTCCTGCGCCTCACCGGCCGGAGCCTGGCCGACTGA
- a CDS encoding YqjF family protein produces MEVPALEPVTPDAPAMTRTVVMSQHWRDLTFLHWAVDPAEVAHRMPPGVRPDTLDGRTYVGLIPFRMVGAGLGRGPAIPWLGTFLETNVRLYSVDETGRRGIVFLSLDTDRAAVVVGARAGFGVPYRWARLRYQRDGDVHAYDARLRRPAASASSRIVVRAGRARTPTELDLFLSARWGLHTRWWGRTLYVPNRHEPWPVHDAELLELDDGLMASVGLPDLAARPPDHVGFSPGVHTEFGWPGDARRPRVG; encoded by the coding sequence GTGGAGGTCCCCGCCCTCGAGCCCGTGACGCCCGACGCCCCGGCCATGACGCGGACCGTGGTGATGAGCCAGCACTGGCGCGACCTCACCTTCCTGCACTGGGCCGTCGATCCGGCCGAGGTGGCGCACCGGATGCCGCCGGGAGTCAGGCCCGACACCCTCGACGGGCGCACCTACGTCGGGTTGATCCCCTTCCGGATGGTCGGGGCCGGGCTCGGTCGCGGCCCGGCGATCCCCTGGCTCGGCACCTTCCTCGAGACCAACGTGCGCCTCTACTCGGTCGACGAGACCGGCCGGCGCGGCATCGTGTTCCTCAGCCTGGACACCGATCGCGCCGCCGTCGTGGTCGGCGCACGGGCGGGCTTCGGCGTCCCCTACCGCTGGGCGCGCTTGCGCTACCAGCGCGACGGCGACGTGCACGCGTACGACGCGCGGCTGCGCCGGCCGGCCGCGTCCGCGTCGAGCCGCATCGTGGTCCGCGCCGGCAGGGCGCGCACGCCCACCGAGCTCGACCTCTTCCTCAGCGCCCGGTGGGGGCTGCACACCCGGTGGTGGGGGCGCACGCTCTACGTCCCCAACCGCCACGAGCCGTGGCCCGTGCACGACGCGGAGCTCCTGGAGCTGGACGACGGCCTGATGGCCTCGGTCGGCCTGCCCGACCTCGCGGCGCGGCCGCCGGACCACGTCGGCTTCAGCCCCGGCGTGCACACCGAGTTCGGGTGGCCCGGGGACGCGCGGCGCCCGCGAGTCGGCTGA
- a CDS encoding homocysteine S-methyltransferase family protein, which yields MSDNRLAALVGDARPVLLDGGMGTLLQDSGLEDGNPGELWNLENPDAIRAAHTSYAEAGARILTTNTFGGTRPRLDMHGLGDRLHEVNQRAAEIARSVADEHGLLVAGDLGPTGELLAPLGTMTPEDAQGFYADQLRGLVAGGIDLVLVETLSDLGEADAAIAAAREVAPDLPIVVTMSFDTNLRTMMGVRPGDAVTHLAAAGADAVGANCGRGPEEMEVIAAEMVAARPDGLLLVAQSNAGLPQVVGDHFEYDATADDMAAHASRLAGIGVDLVGGCCGSTPTHIAAIGSELTSA from the coding sequence GTGAGCGACAACCGTCTCGCGGCCCTCGTCGGCGACGCCCGACCGGTGCTGCTCGACGGTGGGATGGGCACGCTGCTCCAGGACAGCGGCCTCGAGGACGGCAACCCCGGTGAGCTCTGGAACCTGGAGAACCCCGACGCCATCCGCGCCGCCCACACGTCGTACGCCGAGGCAGGCGCGCGCATCCTCACCACCAACACGTTCGGCGGCACCCGCCCCCGCCTCGACATGCACGGGCTCGGCGACCGGCTCCACGAGGTCAACCAGCGCGCGGCGGAGATCGCCCGCTCGGTGGCCGACGAGCACGGCCTGCTCGTGGCCGGCGACCTCGGCCCGACCGGGGAGCTGCTGGCCCCGCTCGGCACGATGACGCCCGAGGACGCGCAGGGGTTCTACGCCGACCAGCTGCGCGGGCTCGTCGCCGGTGGCATCGACCTCGTGCTCGTCGAGACGCTCAGCGACCTCGGTGAGGCCGACGCGGCGATCGCCGCCGCCCGCGAGGTGGCGCCCGACCTGCCGATCGTGGTGACGATGAGCTTCGACACCAACCTGCGCACCATGATGGGCGTGCGCCCGGGTGACGCGGTGACGCACCTGGCCGCCGCCGGCGCCGACGCCGTCGGTGCCAACTGCGGCCGTGGACCCGAGGAGATGGAGGTCATCGCCGCGGAGATGGTGGCCGCCCGCCCCGACGGACTGCTGCTCGTCGCGCAGTCCAACGCCGGGCTCCCGCAGGTGGTGGGTGACCACTTCGAGTACGACGCGACGGCCGACGACATGGCCGCCCACGCGTCCCGGCTCGCCGGCATCGGCGTCGACCTCGTCGGCGGCTGCTGCGGCTCGACCCCGACCCACATCGCCGCGATCGGCTCGGAGCTCACCTCGGCCTGA
- a CDS encoding virulence factor, giving the protein MTEFQVTRWRELPSMVAARQGEETAKVQLAARFQEAIDEAAMRLGETGATDYLEGWERTPWTEADGAPAEVLDRVAAELDAAWPAEKIDAYLDGLSS; this is encoded by the coding sequence ATGACGGAGTTCCAGGTGACGCGGTGGCGCGAGCTGCCCTCGATGGTGGCCGCCCGGCAGGGCGAGGAGACCGCGAAGGTCCAGCTGGCGGCGAGGTTCCAGGAGGCCATCGACGAGGCCGCGATGCGCCTCGGCGAGACCGGTGCGACCGACTACCTCGAGGGCTGGGAGCGCACCCCGTGGACCGAGGCCGACGGCGCTCCGGCCGAGGTCCTCGACCGGGTCGCCGCCGAGCTCGACGCCGCCTGGCCGGCCGAGAAGATCGACGCCTACCTCGACGGGCTCTCCTCGTGA